The genome window AACCTTTCTGGTGGGGGAATGGATTAAGATAGGAAACTGGCAGATAGGAAACTTAAAGACACAGTCTCCCTagatgctttttctgctgtCCGTGGTAGTTCTGGGGCCTGTGCATCAGACCTTATTTCATCAGACAGTTTTGTTGGTCCAGTCCAGCCGAGGAAGTGGGAACACTTAACAAGTAAGAAGTCTTAAGCtgatttcagcttttttaaACTGGAATGGAATATCTCTTCAAGAAGTGAACAGAATCCCAGTGGAAAAATAACTCTTTGGAGATGCTAGCAGCATTATCTGTTTGTCACAGACTTTCAATACTGATGACTGAATGAGATAATTAGTTTACTTTCAAGACCGAAGACTCTCTTGACATAAATAATTGTATATCAATGGATGTTATTAATAATGGTTGGCTGAAAGCCCCATTAATCccttaaaatgagaaagtaatATAGAAATAGTGTCCTGATCAACCGATGAACAGTTTTAACTgtgaaatttaaattattttatttacaaagatGTATCACACAGTACctaaaatttgctttctttgggtTATCTAGGCCTGTTAGCTGGAGCGGTGGAGTCACCcaccctgggggtgttcaaggaatgattggatgttgtgttgagggacgtggttcagtgggagctattagtaataggtgaacggttggactggatgatcttttaggtcttttccaaccttggtgattctatgattctatgataaggaAGCTCCATAGCCATTTGCAAGCTTGTTTGGCCTGCAGCAGGTGAACGCTAGAGGGCCCTTTTAGACTGACGCAAAACAGAATAGTGTAATGTTTGTGATTTAAGACAAGTCTGAACTTAacctgaattaaaaaaatgaaaattattattttcattagaacataatgcagctttcctttccaagagaaaatgaagtcaCTGCctttgaaagaagagaaatgtagCCTATGGTTATATGGCAAGTATTTGAGCTTCTGAGAGGTGAGACATTTctatgatcacagaatcacagaatgccccggcttggaagggacctcaaggatcatgtagttccaacccccctgcctggcagggccaccaaacatacacatttactagatcaggttgcccagggccccgtccaacctggtcttgaacacctccaaggacggggcatccacaacctccctgggcagcctgttccagggcctaaccactctcctagtgaagaacttccccttaacatccaacctaaatcttccctcttttaacttaaagccatttccccttgtcctgctattgtcagcccttttgaagagtttactcccctcctgggaggAGTAAAggagtttactcccctcctcAATCAGTTACACCTCAGATCTGTGAACTATGGTGGGACAGAGGGATTCTCAGTACTTCTACCAGAAGATAAAAGCATCACTGGTTTCATAAATGAATTCAGTTTCACAACTTGCACTAAAAATCTAGAAAACTACGTGGTTGTCATTCTACTTTTCCTATCAAATTCTACTGCAAAACAATCCAAAAGATTGTCAACATCCCTATGCACCGAGCCAGAAATACTCAATTTGTTTACTGACACACCAAATAAATACCACATAATTCACAGATTCTAGTGCATATACACCATTCTTCCTCCTGAATAGTTGAGATAACAGATCTTTGCTGCGtcatttaaataaacacagtatTTGCAGCAGTGGTTTCAGACATTATAACTAGCACCTGGACTCACGTTACTCAGTTCCTGATTTCTGTGCTAGCTGTTTAAGTTTCCAAAATACGATaagagcttaaaaataaagtgaaaataaagcactgaagtgATAATGTTTAATTTGCCTTAATTACTCCATATCCATTTCATTCCTCTTAGCAAAGACAACGGGCTGGATGTATTGCAAAATGTAAGGCATCAGCAATGGTGTATAAAAGGCACtaataaatatttgctattgTAAATCTAAATTGATTCTTGGATTTAACgatccttttaaaattaatattttagttcagttttattttagataaatatgataaaataattaaaattttacatATTAAcctatttttgctttctattgTTTTGTGCATCCTATAGGAGAAAATGACTGGGTAGGTAGCAACATAGTGGAACCCACTAACACAGGTACCAAGCAGAATAACCTGAAGTACTAAGACACAGCTACATACAAAGCAGCAACTATACAGATTATAGTCAAAATGTTCCATGTACATTGGTAGTTTTAGCATGGGAGTTATAAATTATTTCCAATTCATCTGTATCAAGTGATCATTAACATCTGTCTTTGGAGtggagagggagggggaaaacCTACATCCAATAAGGCTCACAATTCAGGATACCTCTCCACAAGATTTTAAGAGTAGTTTACAGAAATTAGAAGAATTATGGACTTGAGTAACTATGCCTTTAACAGCAGCAATCTTCAAGAGTACTTTGTAACAAAGGACACTTCAGTAGATCTACAAGTGCAAATGCCTAAAAGACTAACAACAAACCAAGAATTACAGGATAAACTTTCACAGCACACACGAGAATTACTAGATATACAAAATAGATTTTAAGTTCTCACAGTGCCTGGCCTGTTGTAGAGGAGTTTGTGCAGGTTCCGAAGTTCATCTGTCTTCTTTTTACTCAGAAAGAATTGTATCCTTTCAATTTCACAAagtttttgtccttttcctgaaacaaataaaacaaaaaccaaagaaatcaCATTCTTATTTACCCATTTGTTTGCAGCTTCAAAAATCCATTTACCCATATATTCTGTCtacatattctttttaatgtaaaagaaaTCATTCCGCAGAGCATCAAGTCAAGTGTTAGGGAGGTTATTCCCTATCAACTAGGCATCGATAGTGGGTTTTTTAACTTACTTGATACTTACTGTAATGGGGCTAATAGACttggcatttctttttattctagATGTTCCAGCAATAGAGGTAGCTAGCAAAGAGCCCATTCAGAGTTAAGTTTAAACATTAATTCCTATGGTTTCATGTGACCTTCTCAAACAAAATACCGTTTTCATATAATTTTAACAGCCTTACTGTTACAATCAATTCTGTTAAGTTAGGTCTTACCTACAAGTTCACAGTTCCATCTTTTGAGAGTCTTCATTTCCAATACCCTTCGTTCTTACATATGAGGACAAACTTACCTGGTGTAATTGTAAAAGGTTCCTTCTGTAATGAAGACACTTGCATAGTCAACCGGtctaccttctttttttccctttttccttcaacAATGAGACTCttttctgcaaaacacagtttttttcATAGTATCAGCAACTCGACTGTAGCAATAGGCAATATAACTCTGAATCATCGCaatggcaaaacaaaagaaggataaaaataacACCAAACATTATGACACTTCCAAACCTTTGGTTAAAAGGTCAATAGGATTTTTACAGAGCTGTAGTTCTGAGTCTCTGGTTTTTAACTGCAATCCTACACCCAACCTATCCTTGAAGGGGGACAGCAGACATTTCCTAAAGTGAACTTCATCTCATGATGGAGATGGCATTTCCATGCATTTATAGAAATCcagccttttctcctttcttcctctttttaagGTATAGAACAGACGTTATTTGCACAGCCTCATTCTGTCCCCTCCCCATCCAGCCCCCAGGTGCACACCTCTAACTCTAGTTCTTTACAGGAAA of Coturnix japonica isolate 7356 chromosome 2 unlocalized genomic scaffold, Coturnix japonica 2.1 chr2random1025, whole genome shotgun sequence contains these proteins:
- the LOC107306788 gene encoding protein DEK-like, with product MSSVASSKEDTMSSEKADEKQPEAESKAEESEEDEEEEEEEEEEKEKSLIVEGKREKKKVDRLTMQVSSLQKEPFTITPGKGQKLCEIERIQFFLSKKKTDELRNLHKLLYNRPGTVRT